A single Acidaminococcus sp. DNA region contains:
- a CDS encoding glucosaminidase domain-containing protein — MNNKMKIVTPFLLFMLLVMPFSVSEAQYKAAKNQKADAKAASPAAPFKGILGRVVTEIEGKAVSLPAPLTLESRRERNMAGKVISDPNLKLISDRLMTQASIWHIPEDYKSMTIMGDADVTRQQAIALLELYNPKLPIAATPEEIVELYYKEARREGIRWDIAFCQALVETGFFTFGGTVVPAQNNFCGLGTTGGGVRGAYFSTPELGVRAHIQHLMAYTTDRIPLTPIVDPRYDMVVRLKKNTGFATTWSQLNGTWAMGSYYSEKIMNIHEQMKSMISVSGGQKLF, encoded by the coding sequence GTGAATAATAAAATGAAAATAGTGACTCCGTTTTTGCTTTTTATGCTTCTTGTTATGCCGTTTTCCGTTTCGGAAGCGCAGTACAAGGCAGCAAAGAACCAGAAGGCGGATGCTAAGGCAGCTTCCCCGGCGGCCCCGTTTAAGGGTATTCTGGGACGGGTTGTCACGGAAATTGAAGGCAAGGCTGTTTCCTTACCTGCGCCTCTCACTTTGGAATCCAGACGCGAGAGGAACATGGCCGGCAAAGTCATTTCCGACCCCAACTTAAAATTAATTTCAGACCGCCTGATGACGCAGGCTTCTATCTGGCATATCCCGGAAGACTACAAGTCGATGACGATCATGGGGGATGCCGATGTGACGCGTCAGCAGGCAATTGCCTTATTGGAACTTTATAATCCGAAACTCCCCATTGCGGCTACGCCGGAAGAAATCGTCGAGCTTTACTACAAGGAAGCGCGGAGGGAAGGTATTCGCTGGGACATCGCTTTTTGTCAGGCCCTTGTCGAAACAGGGTTCTTTACGTTTGGCGGAACCGTGGTGCCGGCGCAGAATAACTTCTGCGGGCTGGGTACAACGGGTGGCGGTGTGCGCGGTGCCTATTTTTCCACGCCGGAGCTTGGCGTCCGGGCACATATCCAGCATCTGATGGCCTACACAACGGACCGGATTCCGCTGACGCCGATTGTTGACCCGCGCTATGATATGGTTGTCCGCCTGAAGAAAAACACCGGCTTTGCGACTACCTGGTCGCAGCTTAACGGTACCTGGGCCATGGGCAGCTATTATTCAGAGAAAATCATGAATATCCATGAGCAGATGAAATCTATGATTTCCGTTTCCGGAGGTCAGAAATTATTTTAG
- a CDS encoding sodium:solute symporter family protein: MNFYLIVIIGYAALLVLLGYLIGHHVKGASDFFVGGRSFSWQLLFTTLIAANIGAGSTVGVTGLAYKYGVSSWWWIGCSGLGSLLLAYVVGPAVWRVAKKKNFFTMGDYLDDRYSPAFRGVTSILMSLGTLALFSGQLLGIAWILNVAADIPKLYGIMIAAVVVTIYFSSGGLKSAAIVNIIELAVILIGFCLAVPFALQYVGGWNGLHAAVSSHLADPAAVSRYFSWDGMGTSTILGYFIMLTPAFCISPGLIGKIYSARDEAAIRKGTLLNGIVQLLFAFLPMLIGMCAFAAFPDLQNQELALPKVMREMLPVGISALALAAIFAAEISTCDTVLYMLATSLSKDLYKTFIRPQVSDAELLHVSRIITVICGIIGIFAAYYMANIITAMAIFYSLMTVCLAAPFLFGLFTKRASVKGAFLSAGIGVAVVLGLRIFNGGKGIGILNATSTGILAAALIMAVSLVLLPEKEEDKCE, encoded by the coding sequence TTGAACTTTTATCTTATTGTCATTATTGGGTATGCGGCGCTGCTCGTTTTGCTGGGGTATCTTATCGGGCATCACGTGAAAGGCGCGTCAGACTTTTTTGTAGGGGGACGTTCTTTCAGCTGGCAGCTGCTTTTTACGACATTGATTGCCGCTAATATCGGTGCCGGTTCTACGGTCGGCGTGACCGGACTGGCCTATAAGTACGGCGTTTCCAGCTGGTGGTGGATTGGTTGCAGCGGACTAGGTTCCCTGCTTCTTGCTTACGTAGTAGGCCCTGCTGTTTGGCGGGTGGCCAAAAAGAAAAATTTCTTTACCATGGGTGACTATCTGGATGACCGTTATTCACCGGCTTTTCGAGGGGTAACGTCTATTCTGATGTCGCTCGGAACGCTGGCTCTTTTTTCGGGACAGCTTCTGGGTATTGCCTGGATTTTGAATGTGGCCGCCGATATACCGAAGCTATACGGTATCATGATTGCCGCCGTCGTCGTGACCATTTATTTTTCATCAGGCGGTTTAAAATCGGCAGCGATTGTCAATATCATTGAGCTTGCCGTGATTTTGATTGGATTTTGCCTGGCTGTTCCTTTTGCCCTGCAGTATGTTGGAGGCTGGAACGGGCTTCATGCTGCCGTCAGCAGTCATCTTGCCGACCCTGCGGCCGTATCCCGTTATTTTTCGTGGGATGGTATGGGAACTTCGACGATTCTGGGGTATTTCATTATGCTGACGCCGGCTTTCTGCATTTCCCCGGGACTTATCGGAAAAATTTACAGTGCCCGTGATGAAGCGGCTATTCGTAAGGGGACGCTTCTGAATGGCATTGTTCAGCTTCTTTTTGCTTTTTTGCCGATGCTGATCGGAATGTGTGCCTTTGCGGCCTTTCCAGATTTGCAAAATCAGGAATTGGCACTGCCTAAGGTGATGCGCGAAATGCTCCCCGTGGGAATTTCAGCGCTGGCACTTGCTGCCATTTTCGCGGCAGAAATCAGCACATGTGATACGGTACTCTACATGCTCGCTACTTCGCTCAGCAAGGACCTGTATAAGACCTTTATCCGGCCGCAGGTATCGGATGCCGAGCTGCTTCATGTATCCCGTATCATCACAGTGATTTGTGGAATTATCGGCATATTTGCCGCTTACTATATGGCAAATATCATTACGGCCATGGCCATTTTCTATTCACTTATGACGGTCTGCCTTGCGGCACCGTTCCTTTTCGGGCTGTTTACCAAACGGGCATCCGTCAAAGGAGCATTCCTGTCGGCGGGAATTGGCGTAGCCGTGGTTCTCGGACTCCGGATTTTTAACGGAGGGAAGGGAATCGGTATCCTGAACGCGACATCGACAGGTATCCTTGCCGCGGCACTCATTATGGCTGTCAGTCTGGTGCTGCTGCCAGAAAAAGAGGAAGATAAGTGTGAATAA